The Coffea arabica cultivar ET-39 chromosome 8e, Coffea Arabica ET-39 HiFi, whole genome shotgun sequence genome window below encodes:
- the LOC113704768 gene encoding vetispiradiene synthase 2-like yields MRTSFTQSRWFFTNKLPSFADYLSNGAITIGAILGSSAALLYMDCALEDVINWLSTNPKLTAAYSTHLRLMNDFGGHKFDKERGSGTALECYMKDYNVSEEEAARKFREMWEDTWKVMNEERLRPTPIPRDVLKMLLNITRVSETIYKHGIDGFTQPHAIEDHIRAMLVDFMSI; encoded by the exons ATGAGGACAAGCTTCACTCAGTCAAGGTGGTTCTTCACAAACAAATTGCCTTCTTTTGCTGATTACCTGAGCAATGGTGCGATCACAATCGGAGCTATTCTTGGATCATCAGCAGCTCTCTTGTACATGGATTGTGCCTTAGAGGATGTTATCAACTGGCTGTCAACTAATCCAAAACTTACTGCTGCTTACTCGACACATTTGCGATTGATGAATGATTTTGGAGGTCACAAG TTCGACAAAGAAAGGGGCAGTGGCACAGCGCTTGAATGCTACATGAAGGACTATAATGTATCGGAGGAAGAGGCAGCCAGGAAGTTTCGAGAGATGTGGGAGGATACTTGGAAGGTTATGAACGAGGAACGCTTGAGGCCTACTCCCATTCCAAGGGATGTTCTCAAAATGCTTCTCAACATCACAAGAGTAAGTGAAACCATTTACAAGCACGGAATAGATGGATTCACTCAGCCACATGCCATTGAAGACCATATAAGGGCAATGCTTGTGGATTTCATGTCTATTTGA